The following is a genomic window from Amycolatopsis acidiphila.
CCGGTAGAACACCGTGTCCCTGTTCGCCGCGATCAGCACTTCGCCACCGTCCCGCGTCGGGTACACGTTGCTGGGTGCGACGCCGGGAAGCACCGAGCCGGTGCGCTCACGCCGCGAACCGGCGAGATCCCACTCCGGTATCAAGGACTCCATGAGCGCCAGTACGGCTTCGTAGATCGCCGAGTCGACGACCTGGCCGCGTCCGTTGCGTTCCCGCGCCAGCAAGGCCATCACGGTGCCGAGGGCGGCGAAGGTGCCCGCGAGAGAATCCCCCAGCGAGATCCCTGCGCGGCTCGGCGCCCGGTCGGGCTCGCCGGTGACGTGGCGGATCCCGCCCATCGCCTCACCGATCGACCCGAACCCCGCGCGCCGCGCATACGGGCCGGTCTGTCCATAGCCGGTCACCCGTACCAGCACCAGCCCAGGATTCATTGTGGACAGTTCGTCGTAGCCGAGTCCCCAGCGCTCCAGCGTTCCCGGCCGGAAGTTCTCCACCAGCACATCCGCCTGCGCCACCAGCCGCCGCATGATCTCCTGACCGGCCGGTTCCCGCAGGTTGCAGGTGACGGACTTCTTGTTCCTGGCGATGATGGGCCAGGACAGGGAAACACCCTGCGGAAGCAGGCTCCCCCACTGCCGCATCGGGTCACCACCGCGCGGATCCTCAACCTTGATGACCTCGGCCCCGAAGTCTCCCAGCAATTGGGCGCAGAAGGGCCCTGCGATCAGAGAACCGCTTTCGACCACCCGGATCCCGGACAACGGACCCGACGTCTCCGCACCGCTGTACCGCGCCACTGCCTCAGACATCGTGTGACTCACCACTCCCTGTCATGGAAGGAGTCTCTGGCGCAGAGGACCGGCGTGGCTATCCGCGGAACGAACGACCCAGCGCCCGCAAGCGCAAATCCGGCCCGAGCCGGGCTCGACCGTCCACAACGCGCAAACCCGCTATCCGCAATACGCAGCGTCGAGCCACAGCACGGCCGGCGGGAGGCGAAAGGAGGCCGGCACGCCGGGGCCGGTGGTAGCCTCGGCGATCGGTTGCAAGAACGGGGACGACGGAGTCCGCTTCATGATGACAGAAGAGACAAAAGCGGCGGTACCGCCACTTCGCGAGGCCCACGACCTCGCCGAAGCGCGCCACCACATCACCTCCGTGTACATACCGCATGAGCTCACGTCGCACGACGGTCGGCCGCTCAGGTTCAAGCTGACCTACCTCGAGTCCCGGCGGCTCACGCTCGGGCACCTGCGCTACGGCGCCGACGTCGAGCTCGTCTGCCCGCCGATGATGTCCTGCTATCACGTCAACCTCACGTTGACGGGGAAGACGCAGGTCAGCCAGCGCGGAGTCTCGGCGGCCACCGAGGGCGCCGCCGGCGGTGTGGCCTTCAATTTCAAGGACCCGTACGTCGTGCGGTGGAGCCCCGACGCGGTGCAGTACGCGATCAAGGTCCCCCGGGCCAGCATGGAGAGCCAGCTGGCCTCGCTGATCGGTCGCCCGGTCGACACGCCCATCCGGTTCAGCCTCGGCTTCGACCTCGGCTCCCAGCGCGGGCAGAGCCTCCTCGCGGCCGTGCGGCACCTGCAGGTCGAGCTGACGCGCCCGGACGGGACGGCGGGGATTCCGCTGGTTCGCGCCCAGCTCGAGTCGTATGTCCTCAGCCAGATGCTGCTGGTCATCCCACACGACCACCAGCATCTGCTGCTGGCCGAGGGCAAGGCGGCCGGCCGCAAGCACGTCCGTGTCGCGATGGAGTTCGTCCAGGACCACGCCGCCGACCCGATCAGCGCGGCCGACCTCGCCCGCGAAGCCTGTGTGAGCGTCCGAGCGCTCCAGATGGGCTTCCGCGAAGAGTTCGGCATCTCTCCGACGGGCTACATCCGGGGCGTCCGGCTCGATCGGGTACGCGAGGAACTACTGGCCCGGCCCGACGGCGTCTCCATCACCGAGATCGCCCACCGTTGGGGCTTTCACCACCTCGGCCGGTTCGCCGAACACTACAGACGCAGGTTCGGCGTGCTTCCCTCGGACACCGCCCGCACGCAGCCCTGACGGATCGCCGGCCGGCGATCCGGCTTGCTCCCCCGTCCCGGCGCCGGCACGGTGCTCGCCGCCTGCCCGGCGCTCGGCGCGTGGCCGGTGTCTCGCCGCACCGGCCACCACCGTTGTTGTCTCAGCTGTCACCGATACGCGGGCTGCCTGCCGTCCTCACAGGACCGTCAGGTCGCTGATCCGCCAGGTGTCGCCAGTCTTCTTCGCCACCACGGACAGTTGCGCGGCCGCGTTGCTGGTCTGGTTGGTGTCACCCCGGGTGGATCGTTGGTCGGCCAGCACGAGCAGGTGCGCCTCGTCGCCGGCGAGGCTGGTCACGGCCGTCGCCCTGATGGTTGTAGTCAGCACCAACTGCTGCGCCGGGGCGAGCCGGGTCACTTCGCCGAAGAGCTGGTTGTACTGCTGAACAGCGTTGTCCCGGAGCAGGTTCTGCGCGGCGTTCCGGGTTTTCGCCGTATCGCTGAAGTCGTAGGAGAAAACGGTCTCGACGGCCTTGTTCACCTGGCCCAGAACGTCACTGGTGGCTGCCGCGTCGACCAGTGCGGCGTTGCGGGTGTCGTCGTCGGAGGCCGGGACGCCGAGGACGCCCGCCGTGACGGCCGTCGCGGAGAACACGACCAGGAGCACCAGCAGGGTCATCATCAGCCGGCTTCGGCGTGGGTCCGGCCCGGCCGGCGCGTCCTGGGGTTCGGGCCGGGGAACGGGGCTCGGCTTGACACTGCCGCGCTGCCGTCCCGCCACGGTGGGACGCCGCCGGGCGGCCGCGGTGGTGCTGTTCTTCGTTCGTGTCAAGGACATCGCGGTACTCCTCCGTGAACGCTTGGGGTCAGCCGCCGATGGCGAGGGCCTGGATGGAACTGAGCTGCCAGCCCTGATCGGTCCGCCGCAGGTCGGCCTGGAACCGGTTCTGCTTCGTCACCGGCTGCCCCTGCTCCGGGGTCACCACGATCTCGGCGACGGCGATCATCTGCGCGGTCCCGCCCGCCACGTCCAGCTCGGTGAGACCGGCGTCGAGGATGCGCGCGGTGGTCGAGGTCCCGCCGTTCCGGATCACCTCGCTCTGCTGTTGCCGGGACTTCTTGATCTCGTCGTTCAGCGGACCGGTCGAAACCCGCTCCCACTGGTCGAGTCCGGCATCCACGTTCCGGTGGTCGAGCGTGCCGAACACGGCGATGGCCTGCTCCCCCGCCCGCTCGGCATCCCCTCTGGTGTGCGCCGCGGTCGCCGCCGCGTCGTCGTGCGAGAGCCAGGCGCCGACGAACCAGACGGCCGCGGCGAGAGCGAGCACGGTCAGCGTGGCCAACGCGACGACAAAGCGCTTTCCGCTCCATCGCGACGGCTGATCAGTCATGGCTTCTCCATTCATCGGGACAGTCCCAGCAGCCCGGCCAGGTCCTTCGGACCGCTGGTTCCGGTCAGGCCGGCTAATCCGGGCAGCGGCGCGGCCGCCCGGGCCACCGGCTGGCCGGGGACGCCACGGGGAGTGCCCCCGAAAGGCGCGTTCTGCGCACCACGGACCGAGGTGGGACTGCCGGCGGGCTCCGCGCAGTAGAGGTTCGGGTCTGCCGGTTTCGGGTCGGTCCGGTCGGCCGGGCGCGGTGTCGCTCGCTCGTAACCCTTCGTGCAGGACAACGGATCGAAGAAGTTCAACACCAGGCCGAGGTGGGCCGTGCGGTCGCCGGGCAGCACGGTGTTCGCGGCCGCGGTGAGCATCGGGTAGGTGGCCAGGATGTTCTCCAGCCCGGCCGTACGCGGCTGGAGGATATCGGCCGTGGTCAGCAGGTTTGCGAGCACCGCGCCCAGGCCTTGACCCGATTCGGCCAGCAGGCCCGAAAGTTCGGCCGACGCCGGTGGCACGGCCTGGATGAAGTGCTCGAGGTCGGGGTTCTCCTTCTTCAGCTCCCCCGCCAGCAGCCGCAGGTCCGAGCTGAACGACCGCAGGTTCCCGGCCTCGGCGTTCTGGGTGGTGAGCACGGTGCGCGCCGAGGACAGCAGGTCCTTGGTGGCGGGCAGGTACTCCTTGGCGGTGGTGGCCAGGGCGCTGGTGGAGTCGAGCACGGTCTGCAGATCCGGGCCGGCGCCGTCGAACGCGTCGTACAGCTCGTCGACCACGGTTTTCAGCGAGCCCGTCGGCACACTGGCCGCGAGGGCGTCCACATTGCCCAGCAGCTGGTCCAGCGGGACCGGGGTCACCGCGTCCTTCGCCTCGATCGTGGCGCCGGCGGTGAGGAACGGCCCGCTGCTCGTGCGGGGCCGCAGGTCCACGTACTGCTCGCCGACCGCCGACCGGTCGGCGACCACCGCCTGCACGTCCGCGGGCACCGGTGGCGCGCCGCGGTCGAGAACGAGGTCCACCTCGGTGCCGTCCGGGATGACCCGAAGCTCGCCGACCCTGCCGACGGTCACGCCGCGGTAGGTCACGTCGGCGTTGGTGAAGATGCCGCCGGAGTCGGCCAGCCGCAGCTTCACGACCGTGCCGCTGCTGCCGAACAGGTTCCCGAGCCCGGCGTAGCGGAACCCGGTGTAGCCGACCGCGGCCAGCGCGATCACCACGAAGATCATGACCTGAAGACGCACTCGCCGGGTGAGCATCAGGCACCGCCCAGCACGGAGTCGAGCAGACCGGTCAGCCCGGAGGGGCCGGTGGCCGGGGCGGCGGACGACGACGGCGGCAACGGCAGCGGAACGGTCTCGGCGGGCGCCGGGTTGCCCACGCCCGGCAGCGCCACCGGGGGCTGCGCGGGGTTCAGGAACAGGTTCGTCAGCAGGCTGTCCAGGTTCAGGTCGAGCTTGACGTCGAGGTTGGTGTAGTCGCCCCGGATCGCCTGCCGCGACTGGCTGGTGAAGGGGAACGTGAGCAGGGTGTCCAGCGCGCGCGGCAACCGGTCGCCGGCCTCGGTCAGCTTCCGCAGGGTCGGTTGCAAGGACCGCAGATCGGCGACGAGATCGTCCTGCGAGCGGTGCAGTGTGTCCACCGCGACCCCGGACAACCCGTCGAGCGACTGGAGCATGCCGACCAGATCCCCGCGCTGGTCGGCGAGCACCCGCAGGCCCGGCTCGAGGTTGTCCAGCACGTTGGCCAGGTTGTCGTTCTGGCTGACCAACGTGGCTGAAAGCCGGTTCAGCCCGTCGATGGCCTTCGTGATGTCGCCACGCTGGGCCGCGAGGTCGCCGGTGAGCTTGTCGACGTTGGCCAGCAGTGCCCGGACATCGGTCTCCTTACCCGCCAGGGCGTCGTTCACCTCACGGCTGATCGTGCGTACCTGTTCGACGCCGCCACCGTTGAGCAGCATGGACAGCGCGCCGAGCACCTCCTCCACCTCGGGGTTGCGGTTGGTGCGCTCGAGCGGGATCACGGCGCCGTCGGCGAGGGTGGCCGGCTCCGGCGTCTGCGGGCTGCTCAGCGACACGTACTTCTCGCCGAGCAGGCTCGACTGCACGAGCATGGCACCGGCGTCCGCCGGCAACCGCACGTCTCCGTTGATCGCCACCGTGACCTCGGCCGTCCATCCGTCGGGCGCGAACCCGATGTTCTCGACCCGGCCGACCGGCACGTCGTTGACCTTGACCGCGGCCTGCGGAACGAGGTCGAGCACGTCGGCGAACCGGATCTTCAGCCGGTAGGGGTGGTCGCCGAGATCCGCGCCACCGGGCAGCGGCGCGTCGTAGAGTCCGCTGAAACCCCCGCTGCCGCACCCGGTCAGCGCCAGGCCGAGCGCCACCGCCAGGCATCCCGCCACCACTCGGCGTTTCATCGGCCGGCACCTCCTTGCTTGACGGGTGAGAGCAGCGGGAGCGGTGGGAGTTCGCCGCTTTGCAGGCCGCGCATCACCTCCGCCGCCGAAGGCAGCGGGACCGCGCCGTCGAGCACCGGCGCGAGCCGGTCGCAGGCAGCGGCGACAGCCTGTGGCAGGTGCGTCGGAGTCCCCCGGCGGACCAGGCCGCACAGGGTGACGATCGGCGGGGCGGACAGCTCGTTCAGGTTGGCCCGGATGTCCAGCGTGCCTGAGCTCGCGTTGTAGGCGTTGGCCAGGTTCCCGAGCGCGAGCGGGGCCACGTCGAGGGATTCGGCCAGCGCGCCGCGTTGGTCCACCAGCACCTGCGTCACCGACGCCAGCTTGTCCACATTGGACTTGATTCGGCCGCGGTTGTCCGCGATGAAGCCGCGGACCGAGTCCAGTGCGGTGGCCAGCCGGCCGAGCGCCTGCGTGAGATCCTGCCGTTCGCCGGCGAGGAAGGCGCTCACGTCGGTCAGCTGCCCGTTGAGGTCGCGCAGCTGTCCGTCGCTCGTCGCCAGGGTCTCGGTGAACTGGCGCAGGTTGTCGACGGTGCTGAAGAGATCGCCGCGGTTGCCGGACAGTGTCGCGGTGAGACCGGCCAGCTTGGTGATCGTGTCGTTGATCGCCGCGCCGTTGCCCGCGAGGTTTCGTGCCCCCACGTCGAGCAGCTGGTTGAGCGAGCCGTTCGCGTTGGCGCCCTGCGGCCCGAGCGCGGTGCTCACCTGGTCCAGGCTCCGGTACAGCTGGTCGACCTCGACGGGGGTGACGGTCCGCGCTTTCGGGATGACCGCGCCGTCGGCGATCTTCGGCCCCCCTTGGTACACCGGGGTCAGCTGCACGTACCGGTCGGCGACCAGGCTCGGTGGGACGACGACCGCACCGGCGTCCGCGGGCACGTCGACGTCCGCGTCGACGGTCATCTCCACCCGCACCTGTTCGCCCTCAGGGGTGACCGTGTCGATCGTCCCCACCGGGACGCCGAGGACGCGGACGTCACCGCCCGGGAAGACGCCGACGCCCTGGGAGAACAGCGCTGTCAGCCTCGTGCCGGCCGCCCGCGAGACGTACCACCAGCCACCGCCGGCGGCGACGAGCGCCACGACGAGTGCGACCGAGAGTCTGCGGGTGAGCTTGGTGGGAGTCCTCATCGACCGCCTCCGGCCTGGGGCCGGCAGCCACCAGGGTTGATGTTGAGCAGGTTGAGATCGAACGTCGGCGGCAGCAGGCCGCAGACGTACACGTCGAACCAGCGGCCGTTGCCGAGGGTGTTGGCGAACAGCCGGTAGAACGGGGCGAGCTGGTTCAGGCTCGCGCTCAGGTTGTCCTGGTTGCGCTGCAACAGCCCGGTCACCTGGTCCAGTTCGGACAGTGCGGGACCGAGCTGCTGCTGGTTGTCCGCCACCAGTCCGGCGAGCTGCACCGACAGTGCCTGCGCGCCTTGCAACAGCGAGCTGATCGCCGCCTTGCGGGCCTGGACCTCGTCGAGCAACAGGCTGCCGTCGGTGATGAGCCGCTGGATCTGCCCGCGCGAGTCGGCGAGGGTTCTGCTGAGTCTGCTGGTGTTCCCGAGCAGCTGGTGCAGCTGCTCGTCCCGGCTGGAGATCGTCGTCGACAGCGCGGAGAGGCTGTCCAGGGCCGGCCGGACCTGCTCGGGGGTACCGGAGAACTCCTGCGCGATGGTCTCGAAGCTCTGCGCCAGCTGCCGCGTGTCGATCTGGTCGACGGTGTCGGACAACCCGCTCAGCGCGTCGTTGACGTCGAAGGGCGACCTCGTCCTGGCGACCGGGATCGCCTGGCCGGGTTCGAGTGGCCGCTTCCCGGCGGACTCGAGCGCGATGTACTTCTGCCCCAGCAATGTCTTGATCTCGATGGACGCGCGGGTCTGGTCGCCGAGGAAGGCGTTCTTCGCCCGGAAGCTCACCAGGACGTGCCCGCCGTCGAGTTCGATCGCCTTGACCTGGCCGATCTTGACCCCGGCCATGCGGACCTCGTCGTCGGTCTTGAGACCGGCCGCCTCGGTGAACTCGGCGCGGTACAGGGTGCCGCCACCGATCAGGGGCAGGTCGTCGGAGAAGTAGGCTGCGACCGTCAGCAGGGCGATGACCACCACCCCGGCGATGCCGATCCGGACGGGATCGCGTTCTTCGAAGGCTTTCACGATGTGCACCTCGGCGGGGTCTGTGCCAGCGGCACCGGGATCACCGGGACGTTCACCCCGAGGGAGCTGATCCCGACGTTCCCGCTCGCGTCGCACAGGTAGAAGTTGAACCACGAGCCGTAGGAGGCGGTCGGGGTGATGGTCCGCACGGTGTCCGGCAGGTTGTTCAGGAACTGCTCGACGAGGCCCGAGTCGCGGTTGAGGTTGCCCGCGAGCACACCGAGCCCCGCGATGTCCTGTTTCAGCGGTTCCCGCGCGTCGTCGAGGAAGCCGGTCGTCGTCGCACTCAGGTCGGCCAGCGCGCCGATCGAGTCACCGATCGGCTTGCGGTCCTCGGCGAGCCCGGAGACCAGCTCCTGCAACGTCCCCACCAGTCCGGAGAGCTCGTCGCCGCGCCCGTTGACCGTGTCCAGCACGCGGTTGAGGTTGTCGATCACCTGGCCGATCGCCTCGTCCTTGCCGGCGATCGCCGTGGCCAGCTCGGTGGTGTGCCGCAGCAGCGAGCTGACCGTGCCGCCTTCACCCTGCAGCACCTGGATCAGCTCGTAGGACAGCTTGTTGACGTCGTCCGGCGACAAGGCCTGGAACAGCGGCTTGAACCCGTTGAACAACTGGGTCAGGTTCAGCGCGGGTTTCGTCTGCCGCAGGGGAATGGTGTCTCCCGGACGCAGGTCTCCGCCTGGCTCGCCCGGCTGCGGGACGAGCGAGATGTACCGCTGACCGACCAGGTTGCGGTACTTGACCACGGCCGTGATCGAGCGGGGCAGGGTGCGCCCGGCGTCGACGGAGAAGTCCACCCGGGCCGCGTTCTCGTTGTCACCGGCGATTTCGATGGCGTCGACCTGGCCGACCCGGACTCCGGAGACCCGGATGTCGTCGCCCACGTTCAACGACGTGACATCCGAGAACACCGCGTGGTAACCGGTGGACGGCTGGAAGGTGATGTTGGCGATCGTCATCGCCAGCAGCAGCGTGGACAGCACGGTGAACACCACGAAGAGGGACAGCTTCGTCACCGGCCCGGCGAGTGACTTCATCGGACGGTCACCTCCTGCCCGCGGTAGAGCGGTCCGAGCAGCACGCTGCTCCACTGGGGAACGTCCTTGGGCGCGACGCCCAGGGACGGGCCGGCCAGCGCCGCGACGAGCGCGCGTTCCGGCGCGGAGTTCGCCAGCGACGGTGCACCCGGGGCCTGGGTACCACCGGCAGCCGGCGGAGTCGAACCATCCCGCAGCGGGCCACCGGGCGGGTACTGCGGGAAGTTCCCGTTGGTGGCGGCCGGGTAGCACGCCGGGCCCCGCTTCTCGGTGTAGGCGGGCGTGTCCTTGCCCGGCACGTACTTGCCACGGCTCGCGGTGATCTCGATGGTGAGGTTCAGCGAATGGTTGTGGTTGGCACCGCCGCCCCAGATCTCGTCGAGCTTCGGCACCAGGTCGGACAGCTGGCCGAGCAGGCAGGGATACTCCGGCGCGTACTTCGCGAGCAGGTCCAATGTGGACCTGCTGGTGCCGGCCAGCCCGATCAGGTTGTCCCGGTTCGCCTCGAGGAAGCCACGCAGGTCGGCCGAGGTCGCGGACAGGCCGGTGAACAGGGCATGCAGGTTCTGTTGCTGGTCCACCAGGGTTTTGCTCGTCACGGTGAGGTCGGACAGGGTCTGCAGGAGGTCCGGGGCCGCGTCGCGGTACGCATCGGCCACGCCGGCGAGCTGCCGGATGTCCTCGGTGAGATCGGGCAACGCGGGGTTCAGCTCGCGCACGTAGTCGTCGAGGGTCGTCAGGGTCTGCCCGAGCTCCTTGCCGCGACCGCCGGACAGCGCCTGCGACACCGCTCCGAGCGTGCTCGACAGCTTCTCCGGCTGGACCGCCTGCAGCACCGGCATCAGGTTGTCCAGCACCCGGTTGAGCTCGATCGCGGCCGACGAGTGGTCCAGCCCGATGACGTCTCCCGCCTGGATGCGCCCGACGCCGGTCCGGGGCAGCACGAGACTGACGTACCGCTCGCCGAACAACGTCTTGGGCAGCAGGCGGGCCGTGACGTTCCGCGGGATCAGGCCGATCTTGCCGGGGTCGAGCGCCAGATGCAGCGTGGCGCCCTCGAACGAGGTGTCGATGCCGCGGACCTCGCCGACGATCACGCCACGCACCTTGACGTCCGCCTGCGGCGACAGCTGGTCGCCGAGCTTCTCCACCCGCAGGTCCACCGGCACCACGGGGGTGAACCGCTTCTGGTACAGGGCGATCGTCAGCCCGAAGAACAGCACGATCACGAGCAGGTACACCAGCCCCAGCACCCGGCGCGGCACCGCCGGCAGCCCGCCGCCTTCGGCGCTCATCCGGCGACCCGCACGGTCGTCGTGGTGCCCCAGATGGCGAGGCTGAGGAAGAAGTCCAGGACGACGACGGTCACGATCGCGGTTTTCACCCCCCGCCCGACCGCGACACCGACACCCGCCGGGCCGCCGCCCGCCGTGTAGCCGTAGTAGCAGTGGATCAGGATGATCACCACGGCGAAGACCAGCGTCTTCGCGAACGACCACAACACGTCTTCCGGCGGCAGGAAGAGGTTGAAGTAGTGGTCGTAGGTGCCCGCCGACTGGCCGTTGAAGGTGACGGTGATGAGCCGGGAGGCCACGTAGGACGCCAGCAGGCCGAGCGAGTACAGCGGCAGGATCGCCACGAACCCCGCGATGGTCCGGGTGGTGACCAGATAGGGCAGGCTGGGGATGCCCATCACCTCGAGGGCGTCGATCTCCTCGGCGATCCGCATCGCGCCGAGCTGTGCGGTGAACCCGGAGCCGACGGTCGCGGACAGCGCGATTCCGGCGACCAGCGGCGAGATCTCGCGTGTGTTGAAGTACGCGGAGACGAACCCGGTGAACGCCTCGGTGCCGATCTGGTTGAGCGCGGCGTATCCCTGCAGGCCGACAACGGTGCCGACGAACAGGTTGAGCGCGACCATCACGCCGATCGTGCCGCCGATCACCGCCAGCGCACCGCTGCCGAAGGAGACTTCGGACAGCAGCCTGACGATCTCCTTGCCATAGCGGCGGATCGTCCGCGGCACCCACATGAGCACGCGCAGGTGGAACCAGAGCTGGTTGCCGTAGTCGTCCAAACTGGACACCGGCTTGCGGGCGATCCGGACCGCGCTCTGCCTCGACCGTTCGAGCAGTGTCTCGGCCACGGTCATCCTCCCTTCGGCGGCACGA
Proteins encoded in this region:
- a CDS encoding CaiB/BaiF CoA transferase family protein produces the protein MSEAVARYSGAETSGPLSGIRVVESGSLIAGPFCAQLLGDFGAEVIKVEDPRGGDPMRQWGSLLPQGVSLSWPIIARNKKSVTCNLREPAGQEIMRRLVAQADVLVENFRPGTLERWGLGYDELSTMNPGLVLVRVTGYGQTGPYARRAGFGSIGEAMGGIRHVTGEPDRAPSRAGISLGDSLAGTFAALGTVMALLARERNGRGQVVDSAIYEAVLALMESLIPEWDLAGSRRERTGSVLPGVAPSNVYPTRDGGEVLIAANRDTVFYRLCGVMGREDLQDNEDYRTHAARGRHQQDLDQLVSAWTRTLEAEDLLARLHEAGVPAGLIYTAADMLADPHFQARQAIVRLVHDKLGEFPMQNVAPRLSGTPGAVRSLGPELGQHNDEIYGELLGADEAQREQWVSQGII
- a CDS encoding AraC family transcriptional regulator — translated: MMTEETKAAVPPLREAHDLAEARHHITSVYIPHELTSHDGRPLRFKLTYLESRRLTLGHLRYGADVELVCPPMMSCYHVNLTLTGKTQVSQRGVSAATEGAAGGVAFNFKDPYVVRWSPDAVQYAIKVPRASMESQLASLIGRPVDTPIRFSLGFDLGSQRGQSLLAAVRHLQVELTRPDGTAGIPLVRAQLESYVLSQMLLVIPHDHQHLLLAEGKAAGRKHVRVAMEFVQDHAADPISAADLAREACVSVRALQMGFREEFGISPTGYIRGVRLDRVREELLARPDGVSITEIAHRWGFHHLGRFAEHYRRRFGVLPSDTARTQP
- a CDS encoding MlaD family protein → MIFVVIALAAVGYTGFRYAGLGNLFGSSGTVVKLRLADSGGIFTNADVTYRGVTVGRVGELRVIPDGTEVDLVLDRGAPPVPADVQAVVADRSAVGEQYVDLRPRTSSGPFLTAGATIEAKDAVTPVPLDQLLGNVDALAASVPTGSLKTVVDELYDAFDGAGPDLQTVLDSTSALATTAKEYLPATKDLLSSARTVLTTQNAEAGNLRSFSSDLRLLAGELKKENPDLEHFIQAVPPASAELSGLLAESGQGLGAVLANLLTTADILQPRTAGLENILATYPMLTAAANTVLPGDRTAHLGLVLNFFDPLSCTKGYERATPRPADRTDPKPADPNLYCAEPAGSPTSVRGAQNAPFGGTPRGVPGQPVARAAAPLPGLAGLTGTSGPKDLAGLLGLSR
- a CDS encoding MCE family protein, with translation MKRRVVAGCLAVALGLALTGCGSGGFSGLYDAPLPGGADLGDHPYRLKIRFADVLDLVPQAAVKVNDVPVGRVENIGFAPDGWTAEVTVAINGDVRLPADAGAMLVQSSLLGEKYVSLSSPQTPEPATLADGAVIPLERTNRNPEVEEVLGALSMLLNGGGVEQVRTISREVNDALAGKETDVRALLANVDKLTGDLAAQRGDITKAIDGLNRLSATLVSQNDNLANVLDNLEPGLRVLADQRGDLVGMLQSLDGLSGVAVDTLHRSQDDLVADLRSLQPTLRKLTEAGDRLPRALDTLLTFPFTSQSRQAIRGDYTNLDVKLDLNLDSLLTNLFLNPAQPPVALPGVGNPAPAETVPLPLPPSSSAAPATGPSGLTGLLDSVLGGA
- a CDS encoding MCE family protein, whose amino-acid sequence is MRTPTKLTRRLSVALVVALVAAGGGWWYVSRAAGTRLTALFSQGVGVFPGGDVRVLGVPVGTIDTVTPEGEQVRVEMTVDADVDVPADAGAVVVPPSLVADRYVQLTPVYQGGPKIADGAVIPKARTVTPVEVDQLYRSLDQVSTALGPQGANANGSLNQLLDVGARNLAGNGAAINDTITKLAGLTATLSGNRGDLFSTVDNLRQFTETLATSDGQLRDLNGQLTDVSAFLAGERQDLTQALGRLATALDSVRGFIADNRGRIKSNVDKLASVTQVLVDQRGALAESLDVAPLALGNLANAYNASSGTLDIRANLNELSAPPIVTLCGLVRRGTPTHLPQAVAAACDRLAPVLDGAVPLPSAAEVMRGLQSGELPPLPLLSPVKQGGAGR
- a CDS encoding MCE family protein; this translates as MKAFEERDPVRIGIAGVVVIALLTVAAYFSDDLPLIGGGTLYRAEFTEAAGLKTDDEVRMAGVKIGQVKAIELDGGHVLVSFRAKNAFLGDQTRASIEIKTLLGQKYIALESAGKRPLEPGQAIPVARTRSPFDVNDALSGLSDTVDQIDTRQLAQSFETIAQEFSGTPEQVRPALDSLSALSTTISSRDEQLHQLLGNTSRLSRTLADSRGQIQRLITDGSLLLDEVQARKAAISSLLQGAQALSVQLAGLVADNQQQLGPALSELDQVTGLLQRNQDNLSASLNQLAPFYRLFANTLGNGRWFDVYVCGLLPPTFDLNLLNINPGGCRPQAGGGR
- a CDS encoding MCE family protein, whose translation is MKSLAGPVTKLSLFVVFTVLSTLLLAMTIANITFQPSTGYHAVFSDVTSLNVGDDIRVSGVRVGQVDAIEIAGDNENAARVDFSVDAGRTLPRSITAVVKYRNLVGQRYISLVPQPGEPGGDLRPGDTIPLRQTKPALNLTQLFNGFKPLFQALSPDDVNKLSYELIQVLQGEGGTVSSLLRHTTELATAIAGKDEAIGQVIDNLNRVLDTVNGRGDELSGLVGTLQELVSGLAEDRKPIGDSIGALADLSATTTGFLDDAREPLKQDIAGLGVLAGNLNRDSGLVEQFLNNLPDTVRTITPTASYGSWFNFYLCDASGNVGISSLGVNVPVIPVPLAQTPPRCTS
- a CDS encoding MCE family protein; translated protein: MSAEGGGLPAVPRRVLGLVYLLVIVLFFGLTIALYQKRFTPVVPVDLRVEKLGDQLSPQADVKVRGVIVGEVRGIDTSFEGATLHLALDPGKIGLIPRNVTARLLPKTLFGERYVSLVLPRTGVGRIQAGDVIGLDHSSAAIELNRVLDNLMPVLQAVQPEKLSSTLGAVSQALSGGRGKELGQTLTTLDDYVRELNPALPDLTEDIRQLAGVADAYRDAAPDLLQTLSDLTVTSKTLVDQQQNLHALFTGLSATSADLRGFLEANRDNLIGLAGTSRSTLDLLAKYAPEYPCLLGQLSDLVPKLDEIWGGGANHNHSLNLTIEITASRGKYVPGKDTPAYTEKRGPACYPAATNGNFPQYPPGGPLRDGSTPPAAGGTQAPGAPSLANSAPERALVAALAGPSLGVAPKDVPQWSSVLLGPLYRGQEVTVR
- a CDS encoding MlaE family ABC transporter permease; translated protein: MTVAETLLERSRQSAVRIARKPVSSLDDYGNQLWFHLRVLMWVPRTIRRYGKEIVRLLSEVSFGSGALAVIGGTIGVMVALNLFVGTVVGLQGYAALNQIGTEAFTGFVSAYFNTREISPLVAGIALSATVGSGFTAQLGAMRIAEEIDALEVMGIPSLPYLVTTRTIAGFVAILPLYSLGLLASYVASRLITVTFNGQSAGTYDHYFNLFLPPEDVLWSFAKTLVFAVVIILIHCYYGYTAGGGPAGVGVAVGRGVKTAIVTVVVLDFFLSLAIWGTTTTVRVAG